Proteins from a genomic interval of Nocardia sp. BMG51109:
- a CDS encoding DUF4189 domain-containing protein yields the protein MSLLSRVVVVLSGSAIAGLGAAAPAAADGSLHGAIALSDSTGTVASAANYEDPGSADAAAIDRCGGGDCRVVLHFNDGCGAVAQSVDRRVAVGWGPTQVEAEQQARNVLGLSAPPFPDLGSAVPRPATIALSACTANSAA from the coding sequence ATGTCCTTGTTGTCCAGGGTCGTTGTCGTGCTGTCGGGCTCGGCGATCGCCGGGCTGGGTGCTGCCGCTCCCGCCGCGGCCGACGGGAGCCTGCACGGTGCGATCGCGCTGTCCGACAGCACCGGAACGGTGGCGTCGGCGGCGAACTACGAAGACCCCGGCAGCGCCGACGCCGCGGCCATCGATCGCTGCGGCGGCGGTGACTGCCGCGTGGTGCTGCACTTCAACGACGGCTGCGGTGCGGTCGCGCAGAGTGTGGACCGCCGCGTGGCCGTCGGCTGGGGGCCGACCCAGGTGGAGGCGGAGCAGCAGGCCCGAAATGTGCTGGGGCTCAGCGCCCCTCCGTTCCCGGACCTGGGCAGCGCCGTCCCCCGCCCGGCCACCATCGCGCTGTCGGCCTGCACGGCGAACTCGGCGGCCTGA